One segment of Syngnathus scovelli strain Florida chromosome 6, RoL_Ssco_1.2, whole genome shotgun sequence DNA contains the following:
- the uevld gene encoding ubiquitin-conjugating enzyme E2 variant 3 has product MDLRSEKIQRVITKYKFHDVALEELDNIENAFPGMIPSVGRYTFNDGSQKELLKLNGNLPVKYEGRSYNFPIQLWLIDSFPVTPPICLLRPTPDMIIREGKHVDAKGRIYLPILHNWDHPKSSVVALLEEMICKFQEDPPLASSVPGEKNPQELLAFVNNLRINDSTVRHHDQPSTVRQHDQPFHKVSVVGGGDLGMAAVMSILAKCKVDKVVFIDVAESSTKGGSTDLEIFKLPKIEVSKDLSASRGSRVIVVTANAWSGEQSYVSVVQTNVDLFRGIIPTLAQLNPSAVMIIASQPVDVMTHIAWRQSGLPPTQVIGAGCNLDSERLSYILNISLNAHKQAWVIGEHSDNKVPVMSNNEPGSKKLLEITGLDATKPLLGRAFDIMKNQGQRSWSVGLSVADITNSILTDRKKVHSITTLAQGWSGIGAEVFLSLPCLLGSSGSMRLAGVSLGKEEDSKLKESIKSLTNLMSQLRI; this is encoded by the exons ATGGACCTCCGGTCGGAGAAAATACAGCGGGTCATAACCAAG TACAAGTTCCACGATGTTGCTCTTGAGGAGTTGGACAACATTGAGAACGCCTTCCCTGGGATGATCCCATCTGTAGGCAGATATA CGTTCAATGATGGCTCCCAGAAAGAGCTCCTGAAATTGAATGGCAACCTTCCAGTCAAGTATGAAG GACGCTCCTACAACTTCCCCATCCAGCTGTGGCTGATAGACTCCTTCCCGGTCACGCCTCCCATTTGCCTCCTCAGGCCCACGCCGGACATGATAATCAGGGAGGGCAAACACGTGGATGCCAAAGGACGCATCTATTTACCTATTTTGCACAACTGGGATCAC CCCAAGTCATCAGTGGTGGCTCTTCTGGAGGAGATGATTTGCAAGTTTCAAGAAGATCCTCCGCTGGCCTCTTCCGTCCCAGGAGAGAAAAATCCTCAGGAGCTCTTGGCGTTTGTTAATAATCTCCGGATCAATGATA GTACTGTCAGACACCATGATCAGCCAA GTACCGTCAGACAACATGATCAGCCGTTCCACAAAGTCTCTGTTGTCGGAGGAGGGGATTTAGGAATGGCTGCAGTGATGAGCATTTTGGCCAAG TGTAAAGTAGACAAGGTCGTCTTCATTGACGTTGCCGAGAGTTCCACCAAGGGGGGCAGCACAGATCTGGAGATATTCAAGCTGCCAAAGATCGAGGTGTCCAAAG ATTTGTCTGCCTCCAGGGGCTCCAGGGTCATCGTGGTGACCGCCAACGCATGGAGTGGCGAGCAGTCGTATGTAAGCGTGGTCCAGACCAATGTCGACTTGTTCAGAGGGATCATTCCAACATTGGCGCAGCTCAACCCCAGCGCTGTCATGATCATCGCTTCTCAGCCAG TGGACGTGATGACCCACATTGCATGGAGGCAGAGCGGGCTGCCACCAACGCAAGTCATCGGGGCGGGCTGTAATCTGGACTCTGAGCGTCTTAGTTACATTCTGAATATTTCCTTAAACGCTCACAAACAGGCCTGGGTCATTGGAGAGCATTCGGACAACAAAG TCCCTGTGATGAGTAACAATGAGCCGGGCTCCAAAAAGTTGCTGGAAATCACAGGATTGGACGCCACCAAACCACTGCTCGGCAG AGCCTTTGATATCATGAAGAATCAAGGTCAGCGCTCATGGTCTGTTGGTTTATCTGTTGCTGACATCACAAACAGCATCCTGACGGATAGGAAGAAAGTCCACTCCATTACCACTCTTGCCCAG GGCTGGAGCGGAATAGGGGCAGAGGTATTTCTCAGTTTGCCGTGCCTCTTGGGATCAAGCGGGTCCATGCGTCTGGCTGGTGTCTCACTGGGGAAGGAGGAAGATTCTAAGCTGAAGGAAAGCATCAAATCACTCACTAATCTCATGAGTCAGTTGAGGATATGA
- the spty2d1 gene encoding protein SPT2 homolog, protein MMDFDNVLSIATQNKGVGMIQKRYSLQAGPPKKDPKSKGVNPAAVQALLSKRQREARVKENELKKRKEDLLAKRVELKSDRKARAMASRTKDNFRGYNGVPVVDVPKKRRSKQEMEGEQKESEGKFRNYCVDPEDDEDNYEYEQTDSEPDQDPEALRPGKDSGLSRSSRTSPKKSSGAPKSAPPRMNFADLLKLAEKKQHEPVEVKGKVVVKEERPRTAEELKELEMERRAKSRSKDSTTNRGHKPQSSTLRKNVPDKEPKNCKPQKSLSEKPDQSNGIMKKSVATPSKVSAGERDRPKIQNPSKATSCQVSAKQGGPKPSSSHASVISSDLRIKKNSTLSVQGRPSGMPPSKPHALSGRDLKPSNSNPPKNRPTQGSSVKQERPVLGKGEPPRFASNPAEKSSGHSMVRPSSSGRLKEGNQLQSRPGGTLQPKGFASGLQGHPAGRGGRPPGFGQGRNSVGGPGIGAGRAPSGGPLVNRQPPGNSGSGPGRPKCTVVSETISSKNVSGARPGVPPRPGIPQRPGMAPRPGGPPRPLNRPPDTTLPPITIAYKRKYEEEDEYDSEMDDFIDDDGDEQAEVSKHIKEIFGYDRNKYKNESDYALKYMESSWRDLQKEEARSLKLAVQEDLEEEKKEQEQMKRMNAKRKKMN, encoded by the exons ATGATGGACTTTGACAACGTTCTGTCAATCGCCACCCAAAACAAGGGCGTCGGCATGATACAG AAAAGGTATAGTTTACAAGCTGGTCCCCCTAAAAAGGACCCAAAGTCAAAAGGGGTAAATCCTGCTGCTGTGCAGGCACTCCTGAGCAAGCGACAACGTGAGGCCAGAGTGAAAG AGAATGAATTGAAGAAACGGAAGGAGGATCTTCTCGCAAAAAGGGTTGAGCTGAAGTCTGATCGTAAAGCGAGAGCCATGGCTTCGAGGACAAAAGATAATTTCAGGGGTTACAACGGCGTTCCAGTGGTGGATGTTCCAAAGAAGAGAAGGTCAAAGCAGGAAATGGAAGGGGAACAAAAAGAGAGTGAAGGAAAATTCAGAAATTATTGTGTTGACCCAGAGGATGATGAAGATAATTATGAGTATGAGCAGACAGATTCTGAGCCCGATCAAGATCCAGAAGCTCTAAGACCCGGCAAAGATTCAGGTTTAAGCAGAAGCAGTAGAACCTCTCCTAAAAAATCTAGTGGTGCTCCCAAGTCCGCTCCACCCCGCATGAACTTTGCAGACTTGCTGAAATTGGCAGAGAAGAAGCAGCATGAGCCGGTGGAGGTAAAGGGAAAGGTGGTAGTGAAGGAAGAAAGGCCGCGCACAGCTGAAGAGTTAAAGGAGCTAGAGATGGAGCGCAGAGCCAAGAGCCGCAGCAAAGACTCGACGACAAACAGAGGACACAAGCCTCAGTCTAGTACGCTACGAAAAAATGTGCCTGATAAAGAGCCCAAAAATTGTAAACCACAAAAGAGTTTATCGGAAAAACCAGATCAGTCCAATGGGATAATGAAAAAATCTGTCGCAACACCTTCAAAAGTCAGCGCTGGTGAAAGAGACAGACCCAAGATTCAAAATCCTTCAAAAGCTACTTCCTGTCAGGTTTCAGCCAAACAGGGGGGGCCTAAGCCCTCATCTAGTCATGCATCTGTCATTTCAAGTGACCTTCGAATAAAAAAGAATAGCACTTTATCTGTTCAAGGACGACCTTCAGGCATGCCTCCGTCCAAGCCTCATGCTCTGTCTGGCAGAGATCTCAAGCCTTCAAATAGTAACCCACCAAAAAACAGACCTACACAAGGTAGCTCAGTAAAGCAGGAGCGCCCAGTTTTAGGAAAGGGAGAACCACCAAGATTTGCAAGCAATCCTGCAGAGAAATCAAGTGGCCATTCGATGGTCAGACCATCCTCCAGCGGGCGCCTGAAAGAAGGGAACCAACTTCAGTCAAGGCCAGGGGGCACATTGCAGCCAAAGGGTTTTGCTAGTGGCTTACAAGGTCACCCCGCAGGTAGGGGAGGCCGGCCACCGGGTTTCGGACAGGGTCGAAACTCTGTCGGAGGGCCAGGGATCGGGGCGGGTCGAGCACCTAGCGGAGGACCCCTTGTCAACAGGCAACCCCCAGGCAACTCTGGATCGGGACCCGGGAGACCCAAGTGTACTGTAGTGTCTGAGACCATCTCATCCAAAAATGTCAGCGGAGCCAGACCTGGAGTTCCTCCTCGGCCAGGGATACCACAAAGACCTGGCATGGCCCCAAGACCAGGAGGTCCACCCAGACCATTGAATAGACCACCAG ATACAACACTACCACCCATCACTATTGCATACAAAAGAAAatatgaggaggaagacgaataTGATTCCGAAATGGATGACTTCATCGATGATGACGGTGATGAGCAGGCAGAGGTTTCCAAACACATTAAGGAAATCTTTGGTTATGACCGAAACAA ATACAAAAACGAAAGTGATTATGCGCTCAAATATATGGAGAGCAGCTGGCGAGATCTGCAGAAAGAAGAAGCCAGGAG TCTGAAATTGGCTGTTCAAGAGGAtttggaggaggaaaaaaaagagcaagagcAGATGAAAAGGATGAATgccaagaggaaaaaaatgaactga